One window from the genome of Cyclobacterium amurskyense encodes:
- a CDS encoding sugar phosphate isomerase/epimerase family protein yields MSDLPFRFGAEVYTWFMSNNGETYKGQLGHMIEVISKAGFTGIQPIFTWMGPLADADLLEEKLKKENISLAAVALALDWNGSKETDEEKKIADEAIKLLSRFPGSVLCTVQIPTGRHELVQRRKNLVDIVNTVSARATDQGVTSSFHPNSPHTSITRTEEDYKVILESLDPKVTGWCPDVGHIINAGMDPLAKMKEYSSLINHVHYKDWDGNPEFTLMGNGKVELTGITQWLKDEKFDGWIICEDEGQEALKDPDFVTLHDGKWVQKSLIPKLK; encoded by the coding sequence ATGTCTGATTTACCCTTTCGCTTCGGCGCCGAAGTTTACACTTGGTTCATGAGTAACAATGGGGAAACCTACAAAGGCCAACTTGGCCATATGATAGAGGTGATCTCTAAAGCAGGTTTTACCGGAATTCAGCCAATTTTCACATGGATGGGTCCTTTGGCTGATGCAGACCTATTAGAGGAAAAGCTTAAAAAAGAAAACATCTCACTTGCTGCAGTGGCCTTGGCTTTGGATTGGAACGGAAGCAAAGAAACTGATGAAGAGAAAAAAATTGCTGATGAAGCCATTAAACTCTTGTCCCGATTTCCCGGTTCCGTATTGTGTACCGTGCAGATACCTACTGGAAGGCATGAGCTCGTTCAACGAAGAAAAAACCTGGTAGACATCGTCAATACCGTATCGGCCAGAGCAACAGACCAAGGCGTAACGAGCAGTTTCCACCCCAACTCTCCCCATACTTCCATTACCCGAACAGAAGAGGACTACAAAGTAATTCTAGAATCCCTAGACCCGAAAGTTACTGGTTGGTGCCCTGATGTAGGACACATTATCAATGCAGGTATGGATCCTTTGGCAAAGATGAAGGAATACAGTTCACTGATCAATCACGTTCACTACAAAGATTGGGATGGAAACCCTGAATTCACCCTTATGGGCAATGGAAAAGTAGAATTAACAGGCATTACACAATGGCTAAAAGACGAAAAATTTGATGGTTGGATCATTTGTGAGGATGAAGGTCAAGAGGCTTTAAAAGACCCTGATTTTGTTACGCTCCACGATGGTAAATGGGTGCAAAAATCACTTATCCCAAAATTGAAATAG